In Bradysia coprophila strain Holo2 unplaced genomic scaffold, BU_Bcop_v1 contig_350, whole genome shotgun sequence, a genomic segment contains:
- the LOC119080996 gene encoding uncharacterized protein LOC119080996 isoform X5, whose amino-acid sequence MDTSDSNSVLEADEVTEDCFQNETKEETENSNAVSDSNQSEQPEQPKPPEQPESDLPTETKDIVDPIVDEIVTKGIDKSSTSVSNMNSGSSLETVPDGGGTTAAETTASSSSQRTNIRFVRKSLENTTLSVMYSKSYYDTDTIETEYPRNFDDNIELLSRETEHLEEQFTASEEKLLHYVPIYDPKKFEEQRQQQKKDDDEDEPIGMSPCGRFFKYDKEVGRGSFKTVFRGLDTQTGVAVAWCELLDKKVNKAERQRFREEADMLKKLQHPNIVRFYNYWETSIAKKKNIVLVTELMLSGTLKSYLRRFKKINPKVLKSWCRQILKGLYFLHSRTPPIIHRDLKCDNIFITGTTGSVKIGDLGLATLKNRSFAKSVIGTPEFMAPEMYEEHYDEAVDVYAFGMCMLEMATSEYPYNECSGPAQIYKKVVNGHKPASFDKVENPEVKEIIEKCIQLQKEDRPGCKELLNSEFFSEDLGIKLEPISKENFLNSAECNKIEFRLRLLDSKKRTYKHKENEAIQFEFDIVTDNAEDTASEMLKAAIISEEDARAVSKLLKVQVSSMLKERREKRAQHQLELENIEKAALEMQALQAQHAFQNQLEQQQVIEHQMILNEQHIQQNIQNTSNFVTSGQVFTQTQYYQQNQVSQTMQLQQPQQNQYIQQNNTFQPQQMQYNQSIQGTQQNVLVSSSPQQYASGQSNSTAVVSPNTQVLASNNNYSQVQSIVQNNQPTQQSYQQNQIIGQQVSQQHAQYQNIQQQTPSPPQQQIMTHPPTQQQQQLMQQAILQQSQQVLQQTLQPPQSNLQQTLQSPQQNLQPQQSSAQGNYPLAYQSPQPPVNQVIQLHNQPTVSSTLQSNQGNLQPHQTISYQSLPQQVNQEPQFIQSVALQPQMNLQNSSLPPGGPPNFAVSPQVQGQLQGTQVAQTTQMYATHPQEQLYPNQTAIPNSNYIIQQPQIQHMTQQHPPQQTMHQQQQHSLQQQSSMHQQSSQAQPVQAPLLQQQSVQQQHIQQQHQQHIPVQQPPVQQQPQVPQQHIQQQQVQQQHVQQQPVQQQHVQQQPVQQQHIQQQQVQQQYVQQQQPVQQHLQQHPVQQQPIQQHPVQQQLIQQLPVQQQPDQQQSVQQQSVQQQSVQQQSVQQQPVQQQTVQTVQADQKEAFAQHQMTNSNYSGQIIQQQQQVPQEQQIIFAQNQQHNQQSISPNFQQLNSVNSPQLPQNPIQVPSQTPVQQPVQSQSQSLSSSPNPTSNITKTPTTKQKSRRSNKSTERVPKLVVMSVQNGTLVDCSMDNKLKTITFKFDISDVNPVEVANDLISKDLLSESQSVVFADMVRDIVRQLKLNPNQIPVPTASRRNVDKVRHASLTRQRSPFKTHQRHRSRDEMSMTKMFDPTIYSLQPLVTTPVTIPSQAASTTSASSSDTQQNISDHDPSPSSDGHSGSSSLKDIVVLGEDQKGLRDYQTDGNYEELDTISRKTSTASEYTSLSDYTPENTVTRESSVTTSTLRNDFADECIDRSDALPTGEFIRSDESCVIQMTDKPASGEQDTASTLVNENVRSPDVDVPPAQMQRARKISRFLVTPSVVSIDCDNIDELQHEQQPKPETPFDGQPNTIHQQIYNEDGTVVNIQQFDASQQQMIYSQNNQQPGLGYSSDMIDANLMNDLRNQTIEQYNATMPNKPLGPESINTLEQLKIGLENITHAHVQTKSKDSQPTVSEAIKSTGQISDEQLACMVEGPLSYADVTAGGTVQIMNEITGQQFEPVADIYPQQHPIVQQLQSPQTGIQLAASSPQQSNIGAVADPIITSTSENMSQTTSVYNSRRTSAELAAFEQYNRAANDTVTLDNVESAERKLSQQGSIDKQEIAPQQPQNTLAALQLKLAQLTSGQQPPGQSEQPVLYQQIDEQHQQVYTGPSQDLTETSQLQQEQQQSQLNSPTVQLDINQLKLTSTQSSSAVSTPVIEQNETVFPQTADQPNTTSVTVQPKQLSDLEQELAKIHQKRYNKDQQPPSNPPVELLSNIVQTANAPNTQAIPTLPINASQTSHAEQPVGSVHISIPTASADSNDNALNVPTQQAARKISRFQVSVVSEATPPIQVQPQDSVRTLQTNAPLVSSSNSGVDEQRHDYGAMNFQNFTNSTGGSELTDQFVEQTSREQYGRDDYYRSMTGISDQNQVPTQLKTQKPLVERNTTATKFGSQKATNQTGAREKTRKKSSAMGVRTRSLSQNLQQIFQPFQRGANASLRSSTQSVATIDKDAPLNRSNYNFSYEITRSSSDKFENSHQSETSSGSMTHRNATPNMKGNKLSRFQRSKSISSPYIPKTLHTRTSAELNKQLLSKAVAENRFLVKTIQKYHQYDIARTKNDMTFQPIYQNAEVIPKLRTRHSKLIQSNLKPFYSRQNSIEEHQNAQGYSQSFDNLLSNEFPPVNKSRKKYSRTKSSTLVSKPSSLSLPFGGSCGNLNVSPQKNHHDQTAYRTIHGTSVSVLPVQQSRLHTIFKFVRTGKEVPQPTTNDYSNSDTFDEYDDGSLTDSSSSDMSCEMDPPPVLLKQSSSLSSVPNVQRMPFRSKRADRFTRMQSLDFTQSQTNVPMINPKIKNTSRTVPHSRTGSPVSSPLQSRAVTPTYFDLENRSHPQQQFFKSLNQQQYNNSMMGGINSMASYGCHQTTKLTMPMINLPKKSSSMSTMVAATPKNLNSGTSLSNIVWQNSPLDFKHNLEYARNIISTMQLEPKSRQQLQLLLQRQHLEEEELRLRHYMELEKFQKNLDSANQWMENMSATTSAAPSLQTSQPQIQYSMQNRPSQQGTIVIQQSQQQQSQMMQQPTLSSTTPFQLNSTALSTTTTTFSPTFNSFPSYMESQQIDAGTSSIPQLQHVDHTNPAAP is encoded by the exons ATGGACACTAGCGATTCCAATTCTGTTCTTGAAGCCGATGAGGTTACGGAGGACTGTTTTCAAAACGAGACGAAAGAGGAAACTGAAAACTCGAACGCTGTCAGTGATTCAAATCAGTCAGAGCAGCCAGAGCAGCCAAAGCCACCAGAGCAACCAGAGTCTGACCTTCCGACAGAGACGAAAGATATTGTTGATCCGATAGTCGATGAGATAGTAACGAAGGGCATCGATAAATCGTCTACGTCAGTTAGTAATATGAACTCGGGTTCGAGCCTCGAAACGGTTCCGGATGGAGGTGGAACAACTGCTGCTGAGACTACTGCGAGTAGCAGTAGTCAACGTACAAACATTCGATTTGTGAGGAAAAGTCTTGAAAATACTACACTAAGCGTCATGTACTCAAAAAGTTATTATGACACGGACACAATCGAAACCGAGTATCCgagaaattttgatgacaacATTGAACTGCTTAGTCGTGAAACTGAACATTTGGAAGAGCAGTTTACTGCCTCGGAAGAGAAGCTGTTGCACTACGTGCCCATCTATGATCCGAAAAAGTTTGAAGAACAACGGCAGCAACAGAAAAAAGACGATGATGAGGACGAGCCGATCGGAATGTCACCGTGTGGAAGATTTTTCAAGTATGACAAAGAAGTTGGCCGTGGTTCATTTAAAACTGTTTTTCGTGGACTGGATACACAGACTGGTGTAGCAGTGGCATGGTGTGAGCTGCTG GACAAAAAAGTAAACAAGGCTGAGAGACAACGCTTCCGTGAAGAGGCTGACATGCTTAAAAAATTACAGCATCCAAATATCGTACGATTTTATAACTACTGGGAAACCAGCATtgccaaaaagaaaaatattgttctaGTCACTGAATTGATGTTGTCGGGCACACTAAAATC ATATCTACGACGATTCAAGAAAATTAACCCAAAAGTACTCAAGTCTTGGTGTCGACAGATTTTGAAGGGATTATATTTCCTGCATTCTCGTACACCGCCGATCATTCATCGTGATCTTAAGTgtgacaatatttttataacgGGAACAACTGGTAGTGTTAAAATAGGTGACTTAGGACTGGCAACATTAAAGAATCGCAGCTTTGCAAAATCGGTCATTGGAACACCTGAGTTCATGGCACCCGAAATGTACGAAGAGCACTACGACGAGGCTGTCGATGTGTACGCTTTTGGCATGTGCATGTTGGAGATGGCAACCTCTGAATATCCATACAATGAATGTTCTGGCCCGGCTCAGATCTATAAGAAAGTAGTTAATGGGCATAAGCCTGCTAGTTTTGACAAAGTCGAGAATCCAGAagtgaaagaaattatcgagaaGTGCATCCAATTGCAGAAGGAAGATCGACCGGGTTGTAAGGAACTTCtgaattcggaatttttcagcGAAGATTTGGGCATTAAGTTGGAGCCCATATCGAAGGAGAATTTTCTGAATTCGGCTGAAtgcaacaaaattgaatttcgactgagaCTGTTAGATTCGAAGAAACGGACGTACAAGCACAAGGAAAATGAAGCTATTCAATTCGAATTCGACATTGTGACTGATAATGCAGAAGACACTGCTAGTGAAATGTTAAAGGCGGCAATAATTAGTGAAGAAGATGCACGAGCAGTTTCGAAATTGTTGAAGGTTCAAGTTTCGTCAATGTTGAAGGAGCGACGTGAAAAAAGGGCACAACATCAATTAGAATTGGAGAACATTGAGAAGGCTGCTCTTGAAATGCAAGCTCTACAAGCACAGCATGCATTTCAGAATCAATTGGAACAGCAACAAGTAATTGAGCACCAGATGATTTTAAATGAACAGCACATCCAACAGAATATTCAAAATACTTCCAATTTCGTAACGTCAGGACAAGTGTTTACTCAAACGCAGTATTACCAACAGAATCAAGTATCACAGACGATGCAATTACAACAACCGCAGCAGAATCAATatattcaacaaaataatacTTTTCAACCGCAACAAATGCAGTATAATCAGTCAATTCAAGGAACACAGCAAAATGTACTTGTATCTTCTAGTCCACAACAATATGCTTCTGGTCAAAGCAATTCTACTGCAGTGGTTTCGCCCAACACCCAAGTTCTTGCGTCTAATAATAATTACAGTCAAGTTCAGTcaattgttcaaaataaccaACCAACACAGCAATCTTATCAGCAGAATCAAATTATTGGACAACAAGTATCACAGCAACATGCACAATATCAAAATATACAGCAGCAAACGCCATCACCTCCACAACAGCAGATTATGACTCATCCAccaacacaacaacaacagcaattAATGCAACAAGCGATATTACAACAGTCTCAGCAAGTCTTACAACAAACATTACAACCACCGCAATCCAATTTACAACAAACTTTGCAGTCAcctcaacaaaatttacagccCCAGCAATCTTCAGCTCAAGGCAACTACCCTCTTGCTTATCAATCACCGCAGCCTCCCGTAAATCAAGTAATACAACTTCACAATCAGCCTACAGTTTCTTCGACGCTACAATCAAATCAAGGAAATCTTCAACCACACCAAACTATTTCTTACCAGTCATTGCCTCAACAGGTCAATCAAGAACCACAATTTATTCAATCTGTTGCACTTCAACCACAAATGAATCTTCAAAATTCGTCTCTTCCACCTGGAGGTCCCCCAAACTTCGCTGTCTCTCCGCAAGTCCAGGGTCAATTGCAAGGGACACAAGTTGCTCAAACAACGCAAATGTACGCAACACACCCCCAAGAGCAACTATATCCTAATCAAACTGCCATTCCAAATTCCAATTATATCATACAACAACCGCAAATTCAACACATGACTCAACAACATCCGCCGCAACAAACGATGCATCAACAGCAACAGCATTCACTTCAGCAGCAATCGTCTATGCATCAACAATCCTCACAGGCACAACCCGTTCAAGCGCCACTGTTACAGCAGCAATCCGTTCAGCAACAACATATACAGCAGCAGCATCAACAACACATACCTGTTCAGCAACCGCCTGTGCAGCAACAACCACAg GTTCCACAACAACACATTCAACAGCAACAGGTTCAACAACAGCATGTTCAGCAACAACCGGTTCAACAACAGCATGTTCAGCAACAACCGGTTCAACAACAGCATATTCAGCAACAACAGGTTCAACAACAGTatgttcaacaacaacaaccggTTCAACAGCATCTTCAGCAACATCCTGTTCAACAACAGCCTATTCAGCAACATCCTGTTCAACAACAGCTTATTCAGCAACTGCCCGTTCAACAACAGCCTGATCAGCAGCAATCCGTTCAACAACAATCTGTTCAGCAACAGTCCGTTCAACAACAATCCGTTCAACAACAGCCTGTTCAGCAACAAACTGTTCAGACAGTTCAGGCCGATCAAAAAGAGGCCTTTGCTCAACATCAGATGACGAATTCAAATTATTCTGGACAGATTAttcagcagcaacaacaagtTCCTCAAGagcaacaaataatttttgcacaaaatcaacaacacAACCAACAGTCAATTTCACCAAACTTCCAGCAGTTAAATTCTGTCAATTCTCCTCAACTACCGCAAAATCCAATCCAGGTGCCATCTCAAACACCAGTTCAACAGCCCGTTCAATCACAGTCCCAATCGTTGTCATCATCACCGAACCCAACTAGTAATATCACTAAAACACCAACGACTAAGCAGAAATCGCGACGATCAAATAAATCAACCGAACGAGTCCCGAAACTGGTCGTAATGAGCGTTCAAAATGGGACACTAGTTGACTGTTCAATGGACAATAAACTGAAGACCATCACgtttaaatttgatattagCGACGTGAATCCAGTCGAAGTAGCAAATGATTTG ATATCTAAAGATTTGCTGTCCGAAAGTCAAAGTGTTGTTTTCGCTGATATGGTGAGAGATATTGTCCGTCAACTGAAGTTAAATCCGAATCAGATTCCTGTTCCCACAGCCTCTCGACGAAATGTGGATAAG GTGAGGCATGCGTCGTTAACTCGTCAACGTTCTCCGTTTAAAACTCATCAAAGACATCGTTCT CGCGATGAAATGTCTATGACAAAAATGTTCGATCCGACCATTTACAGTCTTCAGCCGTTGGTCACGACACCAGTTACTATACCATCACAAGCAGCATCAACAACATCCGCATCGTCGAGTGACACACAACAAAATATCAGTGACCATGATCCATCGCCGTCATCAGATGGGCACAGTGGCAGTTCGTCTTTGAAAGACATTGTGGTGCTGGGCGAAGACCAAAAGGGTTTGAGAGATTATCAAACGGATGGAAATTACGAGGAATTGGATACAATTTCACGAAAAACTAGCACTGCATCCGAATATACATCACTGTCCGACTATACACCGGAAAATACTGTGACAAGGGAATCGTCTGTAACCACGTCAACGTTACGAAACGATTTTGCTGATGAGTGTATTGACCGTAGTGATGCGTTACCGACTGGTGAATTTATTCGTAGCGATGAATCGTGCGTTATTCAAATGACTGATAAGCCTGCCTCTGGCGAACAGGATACCGCTTCAACCCTAGTGAATGAAAACGTACGAAGTCCAGATGTAGATGTTCCTCCAGCTCAAATGCAGCGTGCTAGAAAGATTTCACGGTTTTTGGTTACTCCTAGTGTAGTATCCATTGACTGTGATAACATTGACGAACTTCAGCATGAGCAGCAGCCGAAACCAGAGACACCTTTCGACGGTCAACCGAATACAATACATCAACAAATATATAATGAAGATGGAACTGTGGTCAACATTCAGCAATTCGATGCATCACAGCAGCAAATGATTTATAGTCAAAATAATCAACAGCCAGGACTGGGATATAGTAGTGATATGATCGATGCTAATCTAATGAATGATTTGAGGAATCAAACTATTGAACAGTATAATGCCACTATGCCGAATAAACCACTGGGACCCGAGTCAATAAACACATTGGAACAACTGAAAATTGGCTTAGAAAACATTACCCATGCGCATGTTCAGACAAAATCTAAGGACTCTCAACCGACTGTCTCTGAAGCTATAAAATCGACCGGCCAAATATCTGATGAACAACTGGCCTGTATGGTTGAAGGTCCCTTAAGCTATGCTGACGTTACGGCTGGCGGTACTGTTCAAATCATGAATGAAATAACTGGGCAACAATTTGAGCCTGTAGCTGACATATATCCTCAACAGCATCCGATAGTTCAGCAGTTGCAATCACCTCAAACGGGCATTCAATTAGCTGCATCATCACCACAACAATCTAATATCGGAGCGGTTGCGGATCCAATTATCACCTCGACCAGTGAGAATATGTCCCAAACTACATCCGTTTACAATTCTCGGAGAACATCAGCCGAGTTAGCGGCTTTCGAGCAATACAACAGAGCTGCAAACGATACTGTGACTTTGGACAACGTTGAGTCTGCAGAAAGGAAATTGTCTCAGCAAGGAAGTATCGACAAGCAAGAAAT tGCTCCCCAACAACCGCAGAATACATTGGCTGCGTTACAGTTAAAATTGGCTCAGTTGACTTCAGGTCAACAGCCGCCGGGTCAGTCAGAGCAACCTGTTTTGTATCAACAAATAGACGAACAGCATCAGCAAGTGTATACAGGACCATCACAGGATTTAACCGAAACATCACAACTTCAACAA GAACAGCAGCAGTCCCAACTCAACTCGCCGACAGTTCAGCTCGACATCAATCAATTGAAACTAACATCAACCCAATCATCATCGGCTGTATCAACACCAGTTATCGAACAAAACGAGACCGTTTTTCCGCAAACAGCAGACCAGCCAAATACAACATCCGTCACCGTTCAACCGAAACAGCTCTCTGACTTAGAGCAAGAGTTAGCCAAAATTCACCAGAAACGTTACAACAAAGATCAACAACCACCATCGAATCCGCCTGTTGAATTGTTATCGAATATCGTACAAACGGCTAATGCTCCGAATACTCAGGCCATCCCAACGCTTCCAATCAATGCTAGTCAAACATCACATGCCGAACAGCCAGTCGGTTCGGTGCACATTTCAATTCCGACCGCTTCAGCCGATTCCAACGACAACGCCTTAAATGTTCCAACACAACAGGCTGCACGGAAAATTTCTCGTTTCCAAGTGAGTGTTGTGAGCGAAGCGACACCGCCCATTCAGGTACAGCCACAAGACTCTGTACGAACGCTGCAAACGAACGCACCTCTCGTCTCATCATCTAACTCAGGCGTAGATGAGCAGCGACACGATTACGGTGcaatgaattttcagaattttaccAATTCAACAGGTGGAAGTG AACTGACAGACCAATTCGTGGAGCAGACATCACGAGAACAATATGGCCGAGATGACTACTATCGATCCATGACTGGTATCAGCGATCAGAATCAAGTGCCCACG cagCTGAAAACACAGAAGCCACTTGTAGAACGCAATACCACCGCTACAAAATTCGGTTCACAAAAAGCCACTAATCAAACCGGCGCCAGGGAAAAGACACGAAAAAAATCGAGTGCAATGGGCGTTCGAACGCGCTCTTTATCTCAAAACTTACAACAAATCTTCCAACCATTTCAACGTGGTGCTAATGCTAGCCTTCGTTCATCCACTCAGAGCGTTGCAACTATTGACAAAGATGCTCCGCTGAACAGATCGAACTACAACTTCAGTTACGAAATTACTAGGTCTAGCTcagacaaatttgaaaattcgcATCAGAGTGAAACCAGCTCGGGATCGATGACACATCGTAACGCAACACCGAATATGAAAGGCAATAAGCTGAGTCGGTTTCAGCGTAGCAAGAGTATTTCTTCTCCGTACATTCCGAAGACTTTACATACTCGGACATCTGCTGAACTGAATAAGCAATTGTTGAGCAAAGCCGTTGCAGAGAATCGATTTCTCGTAAAGACCATACAGAAATATCATCAGTATGATATAGCGAGGACCAAAAATGACATGACATTCCAACCGATTTATCAAAATGCCGAAGTGATTCCAAAGCTTCGGACACGGCATAGTAAACTGATTCAATCGAACTTAAAGCCATTTTACTCACGCCAAAATTCCATCGAAGAGCATCAAAATGCCCAGGGATATAGCCAAAGTTTTGACAATTTATTATCCAATGAATTTCCACCAGTCAACAAGAGTAGAAAAAAATACTCAAGAACGAAGTCATCGACGTTGGTCAGCAAACCGAGTAGTCTGTCGTTGCCGTTTGGAGGAAGTTGCGGTAATCTAAACGTTTCGCCACAAAAGAATCACCATGATCAAACAGCTTATCGTACCATTCATGGTACATCGGTGTCGGTGTTGCCAGTGCAGCAGTCACGACTACACACAATCTTTAAATTTGTTCGAACCGGAAAAGAAGTACCCCAGCCCACAACCAATGACTATTCAAATAGTGATACGTTTGATGAGTATGATGATGGTTCGCTGACGGACAGTTCGTCTAGTGACATGTCCTGTGAAATGGATCCACCCCCGGTGCTATTGAAACAGTCCAGCTCATTGTCTTCAGTACCAAATGTTCAACGTATGCCTTTCCGTTCTAAACGCGCCGACCGTTTCACTCGAATGCAGAGTCTAGATTTCACTCAATCCCAAACCAATGTTCCAATGATCAatccgaaaataaaaaacaccAGCCGTACGGTGCCTCATTCAAGGACTGGCAGTCCCGTGTCGAGCCCACTACAGAGTCGGGCTGTAACGCCGACATACTTTGATCTGGAAAATAGATCGCATCCGCAACAGCAATTCTTTAAATCTCTGAACCAACAACAATATAATAACTCTATGATGGGAGGCATTAATTCAATGGCATCTTATGGTTGTCATCAGACAACTAAATTAACGATGCCCATGATTAATTTGCCAAAGAAATCATCATCCATGTCAACGATGGTAGCTGCGACgccaaaaaatttgaatagtgGTACATCGCTGTCGAATATTGTATGGCAAAATTCACCGTTG GATTTCAAACATAATCTAGAATATGCGCGGAACATCATTAGCACAATGCAATTAGAGCCTAAGTCTCGACAGCAACTACAATTACTGCTGCAACGACAACATTTAGAAGAAGAGGAATTGAGACTGCGCCACTACATGGAATTGGAAAAATTCCAAAAGAATTTGGATTCAG CGAATCAATGGATGGAAAATATGTCAGCGACTACATCTGCCGCACCATCGTTGCAGACCAGTCAGCCTCAAATTCAATATTCGATGCAGAATCGACCATCACAACAAGGTACAATCGTTATTCAACAGTCACAGCAACAGCAATCGCAGATGATGCAACAACCAACGCTGAGCAGCACAACgccatttcaattaaattccacCGCATTATCAACAACCACAACTACATTTTCGCCAACGTTTAATTCCTTTCCATCATACATGGAGTCCCAGCAGATCGACGCTGGTACATCATCAATACCGCAATTACAGCACGTCGATCATACGAATCCAGCGGCACCTTGA